One Candidatus Binataceae bacterium DNA window includes the following coding sequences:
- a CDS encoding CaiB/BaiF CoA-transferase family protein, with protein MAVNSQLMLEGYRVLDFTQVLAGPTTTRYLVEMGAEVIKVEFAPQGDIARAVPYLRDGRSAYYVQQARGKRSLCLDLKNPAATTIIKELVPKFDVLVENFAPGVIGRLGFGYEVVRALNPKIIMCSISAFGQDGPLADRPGYDFIGCAYSGVLSMIGEPDRTPVLPQVGIGDITTGVHAVTAITAALLHRERTGEGQFVETSLLDCYFSYCDLIVHAASLSGGTFLPRRSGSRHYAVAPLGIFNGKLNPILIMAGADHQFPYLCRAMGRPELASDPRYKTNADRFPRVDELTQLIQNWFDAMPNDDEIYRLFDEYRVPYAPVLTIEQAMAHPHLRERSIVRTINDRFLGEFEVPGFPIRFSQYPRHPELDAPTLGENNAAVLSEYLGYSPQRIAALEAAGVLQQGPR; from the coding sequence ATGGCCGTGAACTCGCAGCTCATGCTCGAAGGCTACCGCGTACTCGACTTTACCCAGGTCCTCGCCGGACCGACGACGACCCGCTATCTGGTCGAGATGGGCGCCGAGGTCATCAAGGTCGAATTTGCACCCCAGGGCGATATCGCGCGAGCGGTGCCCTATCTGCGCGATGGCCGCAGCGCCTATTACGTCCAGCAGGCTCGGGGCAAGCGCAGCCTCTGCCTCGACCTCAAAAATCCGGCCGCGACGACGATTATCAAAGAGCTAGTTCCCAAGTTCGATGTGTTGGTCGAAAATTTCGCGCCGGGCGTGATCGGCCGCCTGGGTTTCGGCTACGAGGTGGTCCGCGCGCTCAATCCGAAGATCATCATGTGTTCGATTTCTGCTTTCGGGCAGGACGGGCCGCTCGCCGACCGGCCCGGCTATGACTTCATCGGCTGCGCCTATTCGGGCGTGCTGAGCATGATTGGTGAGCCCGATCGCACACCGGTATTGCCGCAAGTGGGCATCGGGGACATCACCACCGGGGTGCACGCGGTTACCGCGATCACCGCCGCCCTGCTCCATCGCGAGCGCACGGGCGAAGGCCAGTTCGTCGAGACATCGCTGCTCGATTGCTACTTCAGCTACTGCGATTTGATCGTACACGCAGCTAGCTTAAGCGGCGGTACGTTTCTTCCCCGGCGCAGCGGCTCCCGACATTACGCGGTCGCGCCGCTCGGCATCTTCAACGGCAAGCTCAATCCGATTCTGATCATGGCCGGCGCCGATCATCAATTTCCTTACCTGTGCCGCGCGATGGGGCGGCCGGAGCTGGCCAGCGATCCGCGCTACAAAACCAACGCCGACCGCTTCCCTCGCGTCGACGAGCTGACCCAGCTCATCCAGAATTGGTTCGACGCGATGCCCAACGACGACGAAATCTACCGCCTGTTCGATGAATATCGCGTCCCGTACGCTCCGGTGCTGACGATCGAGCAGGCGATGGCGCATCCCCATCTGCGCGAACGCAGCATCGTGCGTACGATCAACGATCGCTTTCTCGGCGAGTTCGAGGTCCCGGGCTTTCCGATCCGCTTTTCGCAATATCCCCGCCATCCGGAGCTCGACGCGCCGACGCTCGGCGAGAATAACGCGGCGGTTCTGAGTGAATATCTCGGCTATTCGCCCCAACGAATCGCCGCGCTCGAAGCCGCGGGCGTGCTGCAGCAGGGCCCGAGATAA
- the pfp gene encoding diphosphate--fructose-6-phosphate 1-phosphotransferase: protein MPQDGSQQTLAILVGGGPAPGINGVIAAATIEAINSGRNVIGLRDGYRWLAAGDLSHIVKLSIDDVSRIHFTGGSILRTSRTNPARDEATLARVIESLLRLNVRYLICIGGDDTTYGATKIAERTSGRIGVVTVPKTIDNDLPLPENAPTFGFETARAVGAAIIESLMEDARTTSRWYLAVSMGRKSGSLALSMCKSAGATLAVIPEEFSGGKLDLGVIVNTIVGAIIKRSASGRDNGVAVIAEGIAERTDLSHVAESSFDAYGHVHIADIPLGMLLRDQVRAALKELGIDATVVNKDIGYELRCAKPLAFDVEYTRTLGYGAVRYLLSGGSGALIAITGGRVTPVQLADLLDPSTGRVRIRTVDTSTESYRVARSYMIRLEPHDLEEPSLSRLSVYTNLAPEAFRARFQEAVAATATSAI, encoded by the coding sequence ATGCCGCAGGATGGTTCGCAGCAGACTCTGGCGATACTGGTAGGTGGCGGCCCGGCACCCGGGATCAATGGAGTTATCGCGGCGGCCACGATCGAAGCGATCAACAGTGGCCGCAACGTGATCGGCTTGCGCGACGGCTACCGCTGGCTCGCCGCGGGCGACCTCTCTCATATCGTGAAACTCAGCATCGACGACGTGAGCCGGATCCATTTTACCGGGGGTTCAATCCTGCGCACGTCGCGCACGAATCCGGCGCGCGACGAAGCAACGCTCGCGCGCGTGATCGAAAGTCTGTTGCGGCTCAACGTGCGCTATCTGATCTGTATCGGCGGCGACGACACGACCTACGGCGCGACGAAAATCGCCGAGCGGACGAGCGGTCGGATCGGCGTCGTCACGGTGCCGAAAACTATCGACAACGATCTGCCGCTGCCGGAAAACGCTCCGACGTTTGGGTTCGAGACCGCCCGCGCCGTCGGCGCCGCGATTATCGAATCACTGATGGAAGACGCGCGCACCACCAGCCGCTGGTATCTGGCGGTCTCGATGGGCCGCAAGTCCGGCTCGCTGGCGCTCAGCATGTGCAAGTCGGCGGGCGCGACCCTTGCGGTGATTCCCGAAGAATTCAGCGGCGGTAAGCTCGACCTGGGTGTGATCGTAAATACGATCGTCGGCGCCATCATCAAGCGCAGCGCATCGGGCCGCGACAACGGCGTCGCGGTGATCGCCGAAGGCATCGCCGAGCGCACCGATTTGAGTCATGTTGCCGAAAGCAGCTTTGACGCCTATGGCCACGTACATATCGCCGACATCCCGCTCGGGATGCTGTTGCGCGATCAGGTGCGCGCGGCGCTGAAGGAGCTCGGGATCGACGCCACCGTCGTCAACAAGGACATCGGCTACGAGTTGCGCTGCGCCAAGCCGCTGGCGTTCGACGTGGAATACACCCGCACGCTGGGTTACGGCGCGGTGCGCTATTTACTCAGCGGCGGCTCCGGTGCGCTGATCGCAATCACCGGCGGCCGCGTCACCCCAGTTCAGCTCGCGGACCTGCTTGATCCGTCGACCGGCCGCGTGCGGATCCGCACGGTGGATACGTCAACCGAGTCATATCGGGTGGCGCGCAGCTATATGATCCGTCTCGAGCCGCATGATCTGGAAGAACCGTCTCTATCCCGGCTCTCGGTCTATACGAACCTGGCGCCGGAGGCCTTCCGCGCACGCTTTCAAGAGGCCGTAGCCGCGACGGCGACCAGCGCTATCTGA
- a CDS encoding acetamidase/formamidase family protein has translation MSQKELRLDKTKRLSTQSAKGHNRWHPSIAPVLKLDPGDEAVLDTLDALDCQIGADKGVADAAAWDLNAAHPLTGPIWVNGAAPGDLLEVTLLEILPSDWGWTAQLPGFGFLRDLFPQPHLVQWRLHAGYAEASELPGVRIPEAAFPGVIGVAPSLEQLERITIRERETAARGGVVMPPEPRSAIPNIEPIASQGLRTIPPRETGGNLDVKQLVKGTTVYLPVWTEGALFSIGDAHFAQGDGEVCGSAIEMAATFTLRFDLQKGAARERKLRGVQFSGSERAGARRYHATTGLCMRSEDVQESEDATLAARNALLAMIDYLEQQRGFSRQQAYAICSVAVDLRLSEVVDVPNFVVTAFLPLDIFVA, from the coding sequence ATGAGCCAAAAAGAGCTTCGACTGGACAAGACCAAGCGGCTCTCAACGCAATCCGCCAAAGGCCACAATCGATGGCATCCGTCGATAGCGCCCGTGCTGAAACTGGATCCGGGTGACGAGGCCGTGCTCGACACCCTCGACGCCCTCGATTGCCAGATTGGCGCGGATAAGGGCGTGGCCGATGCGGCGGCGTGGGATCTGAACGCGGCCCATCCGCTCACCGGTCCGATATGGGTTAATGGCGCGGCGCCGGGGGATCTTCTGGAGGTAACGCTGCTCGAAATTCTTCCGAGTGACTGGGGCTGGACGGCGCAATTGCCGGGCTTCGGCTTTCTGCGCGACCTTTTCCCGCAGCCCCATCTGGTGCAGTGGCGCTTGCATGCGGGATACGCGGAAGCTTCCGAGTTGCCGGGTGTGCGCATTCCGGAAGCCGCGTTTCCGGGGGTGATCGGGGTGGCGCCGTCGCTCGAGCAGCTCGAGCGCATCACGATCCGCGAGCGCGAGACGGCGGCCCGCGGCGGGGTGGTGATGCCGCCCGAGCCGCGATCGGCGATTCCGAACATCGAGCCGATCGCCTCCCAAGGTCTCCGCACGATCCCGCCGCGCGAAACCGGCGGAAACCTCGACGTGAAGCAGCTCGTCAAGGGCACGACGGTCTATCTGCCGGTCTGGACGGAAGGGGCGCTCTTTTCGATCGGCGACGCGCATTTCGCCCAGGGCGACGGCGAGGTCTGCGGCAGCGCGATCGAAATGGCCGCGACATTTACGCTGCGTTTTGATCTGCAAAAGGGGGCCGCGCGGGAGCGCAAGCTTCGCGGCGTGCAATTCTCCGGCAGCGAAAGAGCGGGCGCGCGCCGCTATCACGCCACGACCGGGCTCTGCATGCGCAGCGAAGACGTGCAGGAGTCGGAAGACGCCACACTCGCGGCGCGCAATGCGCTGCTCGCGATGATCGATTATCTGGAGCAGCAACGCGGTTTCAGCCGCCAGCAGGCTTACGCGATTTGCAGCGTGGCAGTTGATCTGCGGCTCAGTGAAGTCGTCGACGTCCCGAACTTCGTCGTCACCGCCTTTTTACCCTTGGACATCTTTGTGGCCTGA
- the kdsB gene encoding 3-deoxy-manno-octulosonate cytidylyltransferase, whose protein sequence is MSVIAVIPARYGSSRLPGKALAEVGGVPMVVRVWRQAVQARSLTHTLVATDDERIARVVREAGGVAEMTSDAHPSGTDRIAEIARRIPADIYLNVQGDLPFIAPDDLDALAAPIIADASIPMGTLATPIVDDEEWRNPNVVKVVCDARGDALYFSRSPMPFWRDHTGVPKSALRHIGVYAYRRDFLLEFAAWPPGRLEQIEKLEQLRALERGYRISVVRSVAPSLEVDTPDDLRRANSLQA, encoded by the coding sequence GTGTCGGTAATCGCCGTCATCCCGGCCCGCTATGGCTCGTCGCGTTTGCCGGGTAAGGCGCTGGCGGAGGTCGGCGGCGTCCCGATGGTGGTGCGGGTGTGGCGGCAGGCGGTCCAGGCGCGGAGCTTGACGCATACGCTAGTGGCGACCGATGACGAGCGGATCGCGCGGGTCGTGCGCGAGGCCGGCGGCGTTGCCGAGATGACCTCGGACGCGCATCCGAGCGGCACCGATCGGATCGCGGAGATCGCGCGGCGGATCCCCGCCGACATCTATCTGAACGTGCAGGGCGACTTGCCCTTTATTGCGCCTGATGATCTCGACGCGCTGGCAGCACCGATAATCGCCGATGCGTCGATTCCGATGGGGACGCTGGCGACGCCGATCGTGGACGATGAGGAGTGGCGCAATCCGAATGTGGTCAAGGTCGTCTGCGATGCGCGCGGCGACGCGCTCTATTTCTCGCGCAGCCCGATGCCATTTTGGCGCGACCACACCGGCGTACCGAAATCCGCGCTGCGCCATATTGGGGTCTATGCGTACCGGCGCGATTTTCTGCTGGAGTTCGCGGCGTGGCCGCCGGGGCGGCTCGAACAGATCGAAAAGCTCGAGCAGTTGCGCGCGCTGGAGCGGGGCTATCGGATTAGCGTCGTGCGCTCGGTCGCGCCCTCGCTCGAAGTCGATACGCCGGATGATTTGAGACGCGCGAACTCCTTGCAGGCGTGA
- a CDS encoding DUF1329 domain-containing protein: MRSFARPFFASLVVIGFGALAGPSGFAAATSDTTFPAMPPAVNASSGANGGQAAVAAAPSIPLGTTITTANWRQYRQFMPDGMVTLFEGQSSWKMPDDIAMTIGPTMIHPLPAGYLAATEKYGPATKLVELPDGRLTISGYQGGIPFPNPTEPHRGWKLLADFWYRYMPHIVVNTPDNPGFECTLDGYADVNCTKGLWVARQLSFNTDPGTPSTFPGAAGKYYTTWFMLEEPEQQRYSTTLTMEYTDLTLPEDVYVFLPAMRRTQRLSAAARCSSSGTEMTPDDGRFAFDSTIPDFSAELVGTRKILNEMDVKSAGANFPADYDMPLGWPKPSWGQWELRDSYILDIRKLPAKASGYCYGKRILYIDQQFFGPLWTDLYDPKMQLWKVALLQPIVTDIPRIGPQNSTGAAFSHWWDLQSHHATFQGPNDGHGYNILVNDNVPASYLDLERYTTPGGLNAVMR; this comes from the coding sequence ATGAGATCATTTGCACGTCCATTTTTCGCATCGCTGGTTGTGATTGGGTTCGGGGCGCTGGCCGGACCATCCGGCTTCGCCGCCGCAACCAGCGACACTACGTTTCCCGCGATGCCGCCCGCTGTGAACGCGTCGTCCGGCGCCAACGGTGGACAAGCGGCGGTGGCCGCGGCCCCATCGATTCCGCTCGGCACCACTATAACGACCGCGAATTGGCGCCAGTATCGGCAATTCATGCCGGACGGGATGGTCACATTATTTGAGGGGCAATCATCCTGGAAGATGCCCGATGATATCGCGATGACCATCGGTCCGACCATGATTCATCCGTTACCGGCGGGCTATCTTGCCGCCACGGAAAAGTACGGTCCCGCCACCAAGCTGGTTGAGTTGCCTGATGGCAGGCTCACGATAAGTGGCTATCAGGGCGGTATACCGTTCCCGAATCCGACGGAACCTCATCGCGGATGGAAGCTGCTTGCCGACTTCTGGTACCGCTATATGCCGCATATCGTGGTCAATACGCCGGACAATCCGGGCTTTGAGTGCACGCTCGACGGTTACGCCGACGTCAACTGCACCAAAGGTCTGTGGGTGGCTCGTCAGCTCTCCTTCAACACTGATCCGGGTACGCCGTCCACGTTCCCGGGCGCTGCCGGCAAGTACTATACGACCTGGTTTATGCTCGAGGAACCCGAACAGCAGCGTTACTCCACCACTCTGACGATGGAGTACACCGATTTGACCCTGCCGGAGGATGTTTACGTCTTTCTGCCGGCGATGCGCCGGACCCAACGTCTGTCCGCGGCCGCGCGCTGCTCGAGTTCGGGCACCGAAATGACGCCCGACGATGGCCGCTTTGCCTTCGACAGTACGATTCCGGATTTCAGCGCTGAGCTGGTCGGCACGCGCAAGATTCTCAACGAAATGGACGTCAAATCGGCCGGTGCAAACTTCCCTGCAGATTACGACATGCCGCTCGGATGGCCCAAACCTTCTTGGGGTCAATGGGAACTGCGCGACTCCTATATCCTCGACATTCGCAAGCTGCCCGCCAAGGCGTCGGGTTATTGCTATGGCAAGCGGATTCTTTATATCGACCAGCAGTTCTTCGGCCCTTTGTGGACTGATCTCTATGATCCCAAGATGCAATTGTGGAAAGTTGCGCTACTGCAACCGATAGTCACTGATATTCCGCGCATCGGGCCGCAGAACTCGACCGGCGCCGCATTTTCTCACTGGTGGGATTTGCAAAGTCATCACGCGACATTTCAGGGACCCAACGACGGCCACGGCTACAACATACTGGTCAACGATAATGTCCCGGCATCCTATCTCGACCTTGAGCGTTACACGACACCCGGCGGCCTCAACGCGGTAATGCGCTAG
- a CDS encoding CTP synthase has protein sequence MERGKTKFIFVTGGVVSSLGKGLAAASLGALLEARGLKVTMLKMDPYINVDPGTMSPLQHGEVFVTDDGAETDLDLGHYERFVHTTMGRRNNCTTGQIYDTVIQRERRGDYLGATVQVIPHITDEIKRRILLAAEGHDLCIVEVGGTVGDIESLPFLEAIREFRWDLGRENVLYVHLTLVPFIPAAGELKTKPTQHSVKELTGLGIQPDILLCRCDRPLEKKFRAKIAHFCNVEENCVIAAEDVNSIYEVLLRFHEEELDQRVVEKLNIWTGEPNLAKWRRVVKTAQNPKTAVNIAVVGKYVNLVDSYKSLHEAIAHGGIANEARVSIDYVEAEELEKGNPSERLANADGIIVPGGFGDRGIEGKIRAVRFARESGVPILGICLGLQMMVIEYARNVLGLKQANTREVDPRTPDAVIDMLEAQREVDKKGGTMRLGAYPCELRTGSLAAGLYRRSRISERHRHRFEVNNVYRAALEKAGLKATGTSPDGALVEIMELPGHPWFLGCQFHPELKSRPLECHPLFRGLIKAALARKAARTPDRSKVRALRSAS, from the coding sequence ATGGAACGGGGCAAGACGAAATTTATTTTTGTGACCGGCGGCGTGGTCTCATCACTGGGCAAGGGGCTGGCGGCGGCCTCGCTGGGCGCGTTGCTCGAAGCGCGCGGCCTCAAGGTCACGATGCTCAAGATGGACCCGTACATCAACGTCGACCCCGGTACGATGTCGCCGCTGCAGCACGGCGAGGTCTTCGTCACCGACGACGGCGCCGAGACGGATCTCGATCTCGGCCATTACGAGCGCTTCGTGCACACCACGATGGGCCGGCGCAACAACTGCACCACCGGCCAGATTTACGACACGGTGATCCAGCGCGAACGCCGCGGCGATTATCTGGGCGCGACGGTGCAGGTGATTCCGCATATCACCGACGAGATCAAGCGGCGCATCCTGCTGGCCGCCGAAGGCCACGATCTGTGTATCGTCGAGGTCGGGGGCACGGTCGGCGATATCGAGAGCCTGCCGTTTCTCGAAGCGATTCGCGAGTTTCGCTGGGACCTCGGCCGCGAGAACGTACTCTACGTGCATCTGACGCTGGTGCCCTTCATCCCGGCCGCCGGTGAGCTCAAGACTAAGCCCACACAGCACAGCGTCAAGGAGCTGACGGGACTCGGCATCCAGCCCGACATCCTGCTCTGCCGCTGTGATCGGCCGCTGGAAAAAAAGTTTCGCGCCAAGATCGCGCACTTCTGCAACGTCGAGGAGAACTGCGTGATCGCCGCCGAGGACGTCAATTCAATCTACGAAGTGCTCTTGCGCTTCCACGAAGAAGAACTCGACCAACGTGTCGTCGAAAAGCTCAATATCTGGACTGGCGAGCCGAATCTCGCGAAATGGCGGCGCGTGGTGAAGACCGCGCAGAATCCCAAGACTGCCGTTAATATCGCGGTGGTCGGCAAATATGTGAACCTGGTCGATTCCTACAAGAGCCTGCACGAGGCGATCGCCCATGGCGGGATTGCCAACGAGGCGCGCGTCTCGATCGATTACGTCGAGGCGGAAGAGCTCGAAAAAGGGAATCCGTCAGAGCGGCTCGCCAACGCCGACGGGATCATCGTGCCGGGCGGCTTCGGCGATCGCGGGATTGAAGGCAAGATTCGCGCGGTGCGCTTCGCGCGCGAAAGCGGCGTGCCGATCCTGGGCATCTGCCTTGGGCTCCAGATGATGGTGATCGAGTATGCGCGCAACGTGCTGGGGCTCAAGCAGGCGAACACCCGCGAAGTCGATCCGCGCACGCCCGATGCAGTGATCGATATGCTCGAGGCCCAGCGCGAGGTGGACAAGAAGGGCGGCACGATGCGCCTCGGCGCCTACCCCTGCGAGCTGCGCACGGGCTCGCTCGCCGCCGGCCTCTACCGCCGGAGCCGGATTTCGGAGCGCCATCGCCATCGCTTCGAGGTCAACAACGTCTATCGCGCCGCGCTGGAAAAAGCTGGCCTCAAGGCGACGGGGACTTCGCCCGATGGCGCGCTGGTGGAAATCATGGAGTTGCCGGGCCATCCGTGGTTCCTCGGCTGCCAGTTCCATCCGGAGCTCAAGTCGCGGCCGCTCGAATGCCATCCGCTGTTTCGCGGCCTGATTAAGGCGGCGCTCGCCCGCAAGGCCGCACGCACGCCTGATCGATCCAAGGTGCGCGCGCTGCGCAGCGCGTCGTGA
- a CDS encoding HEPN domain-containing protein yields the protein MQLDDVAVKAELSAQTSGDAFHERQILQHAWLTLTPDKETHFESILTAPLASLHQLMCLALGRRVPCVRLDVQTPRTAVMNIAGGRPFLPASKIFFSQKRVLPLPDREHPMSFLFTLTGAGDLRKSVSQWHLGFNAFRSSLDFYFSLDTESDSNVATEHHFLSSINAFESYHRAVGKKQFDLPEADHQLRLVQALERTPPEHREWLKAKLEYSNEVSMRSRLKQLYDEQPDSVARLLGNKSQFVGTIINTRNYLIHHSPALESAALTGLPLWLATRKLRLAIQICFLRQMGLSDDAISEMIPRSRDYRVLRFYS from the coding sequence ATGCAACTTGATGATGTTGCTGTGAAGGCGGAATTGTCTGCTCAGACTAGCGGCGATGCTTTTCACGAGCGACAAATCCTACAGCACGCATGGCTGACTCTCACCCCGGATAAGGAAACCCATTTTGAAAGCATACTGACCGCCCCATTGGCCTCGCTTCATCAACTTATGTGTCTAGCGCTCGGTCGTCGCGTGCCATGCGTCAGGCTTGACGTTCAGACTCCCCGAACCGCCGTGATGAATATAGCCGGAGGAAGGCCCTTTTTGCCCGCCTCGAAAATTTTCTTCAGCCAAAAGCGAGTGCTACCGCTTCCGGACCGCGAGCATCCAATGAGTTTCCTCTTTACTCTCACTGGTGCAGGGGATCTTCGCAAGTCTGTGAGCCAGTGGCACTTGGGATTCAACGCCTTTCGGTCTTCTCTCGATTTCTATTTTTCGTTAGACACGGAGTCTGACAGCAACGTGGCGACCGAGCATCACTTCTTGAGCTCTATCAACGCATTCGAGAGCTATCATAGGGCAGTTGGGAAAAAACAGTTCGATCTACCAGAGGCGGACCATCAATTGCGGCTGGTGCAGGCGCTGGAGAGGACTCCGCCGGAACACCGCGAATGGCTCAAAGCCAAGTTGGAATATAGTAACGAAGTAAGCATGAGGTCTCGGCTTAAACAGCTGTATGATGAACAACCCGACAGCGTCGCGAGGCTCCTCGGCAACAAGAGTCAGTTCGTTGGAACGATAATAAATACTCGGAACTACCTCATTCATCATTCACCCGCGCTGGAATCAGCAGCGCTGACGGGCTTGCCACTTTGGCTCGCGACCAGAAAATTGCGGCTCGCGATACAAATATGTTTCCTCAGGCAAATGGGCCTTTCGGACGATGCCATTTCGGAGATGATCCCAAGAAGTCGGGACTATCGTGTCCTCCGGTTTTACAGCTAG
- a CDS encoding dienelactone hydrolase family protein produces MKSETIEYRDGDVTLKGFVTFDDSKVGKRPGVLVNPEAFGLGPNAKGRAERLAKLGYVALAADPYGNGAIAKDLNEAMTLATPLFSDPAKLRARAHAGLKTLAAHPQVDANRIASIGYCMGGTFSLELARDGANLRGIVSFHGGLQTQRPAAPGQIKAKILVCNGNDDPFVPAEQLQGFLDEMTKAGANWQVINYGGTVHSFTNPEADSLGNPGLKYNKLSDERSWKAMTDFFEEIFAA; encoded by the coding sequence ATGAAGTCAGAGACCATCGAGTATCGCGACGGCGATGTCACGCTGAAAGGTTTCGTCACGTTTGACGACAGCAAAGTGGGAAAACGGCCCGGCGTGCTGGTGAATCCGGAGGCCTTCGGGCTCGGACCTAATGCCAAGGGGCGGGCTGAGCGGCTGGCCAAGCTCGGCTACGTTGCGCTGGCGGCCGACCCCTACGGCAACGGCGCGATCGCCAAAGATTTGAACGAAGCGATGACGCTCGCGACGCCGTTGTTTTCAGATCCCGCCAAGCTGCGCGCGCGGGCGCACGCCGGACTCAAGACGCTGGCGGCCCATCCGCAGGTCGACGCGAACCGCATCGCCTCGATTGGCTACTGCATGGGCGGAACGTTCTCCCTCGAGCTGGCGCGCGATGGCGCCAACCTGCGCGGAATCGTTTCGTTTCACGGCGGATTGCAGACCCAGCGTCCCGCCGCACCTGGCCAGATCAAGGCGAAAATTCTGGTCTGTAACGGCAACGATGATCCGTTCGTGCCGGCTGAACAGCTTCAGGGCTTTCTCGACGAGATGACGAAGGCCGGAGCGAACTGGCAGGTCATCAACTACGGCGGCACGGTCCACAGCTTCACCAATCCGGAGGCCGATAGCCTCGGGAATCCCGGGCTCAAATATAACAAACTGTCTGATGAGCGCTCATGGAAGGCGATGACGGATTTCTTTGAAGAGATTTTCGCTGCCTGA
- the kdsA gene encoding 3-deoxy-8-phosphooctulonate synthase produces MIEINAGGVIFGGRELAVIAGPCVIESAESALRHAERLGRIARDTGVAIVFKSSFDKANRTSHAAFRGPGLDKGLRILERVKGATGLAILTDVHEPNQAEAAARVVDILQIPALLSRQTDLVAAAAKTGAVVNLKKGQFLAPWDMKAVVGKAENCGNRRILVTERGFSFGYNNLVSDMRSLVVMRSFGYPVVFDATHSVQLPGGGAGGERSGGQREFIAPLARAAVAAGADAIFMEVHEDPDRALSDGPNSYPLALVPKLLDGLRRLREVTLEAADPA; encoded by the coding sequence GTGATCGAGATTAACGCGGGTGGCGTGATCTTCGGCGGCCGCGAACTCGCCGTAATCGCCGGGCCCTGCGTGATCGAGAGCGCCGAGTCGGCCCTGCGTCATGCGGAACGACTAGGCCGGATCGCGCGCGATACCGGCGTCGCGATCGTGTTCAAATCCTCGTTCGACAAGGCGAATCGCACGAGTCACGCAGCGTTTCGCGGACCCGGTCTGGATAAAGGGTTGCGCATCCTCGAACGGGTGAAAGGCGCCACCGGCCTGGCGATCCTCACCGACGTTCACGAGCCGAACCAGGCGGAAGCGGCTGCTCGCGTCGTCGATATTCTGCAGATTCCGGCGCTGCTCTCGCGTCAGACCGATCTGGTCGCGGCGGCGGCCAAAACCGGCGCCGTGGTGAATCTCAAGAAGGGCCAGTTCCTCGCGCCATGGGACATGAAGGCGGTCGTCGGCAAGGCGGAAAACTGCGGTAACCGACGGATCCTCGTGACCGAGCGGGGTTTTTCATTCGGCTACAACAACCTGGTCTCCGATATGCGCTCGCTGGTGGTGATGCGCAGCTTCGGCTATCCGGTGGTTTTCGATGCGACCCACTCGGTGCAACTGCCCGGGGGCGGGGCCGGTGGTGAGCGCTCGGGGGGGCAACGCGAGTTCATCGCACCGTTGGCGCGGGCGGCGGTGGCGGCGGGCGCTGACGCGATTTTCATGGAAGTACACGAAGATCCGGATCGCGCGCTCAGCGACGGACCCAACTCCTACCCGCTCGCGCTTGTGCCAAAGCTGCTCGATGGGTTGCGCCGTCTGCGCGAAGTGACGCTCGAGGCCGCCGATCCCGCCTAA
- a CDS encoding carboxymuconolactone decarboxylase family protein produces the protein MPKLVDLTEKVLFGDVWERPELSKRDRSLITCAALVALQRPDQLRGHLKRALGNGVTKDELSELITHLAFYSGWPTAVTAAAIAKEVFEKP, from the coding sequence GTGCCGAAGCTGGTTGATCTCACTGAAAAGGTGCTTTTCGGCGACGTCTGGGAACGTCCCGAGCTCTCCAAGCGCGACCGCAGCTTGATAACCTGCGCGGCGCTCGTCGCGCTGCAGCGGCCCGATCAACTGCGGGGTCATCTCAAACGCGCGCTGGGCAACGGCGTTACCAAGGACGAGCTCAGCGAACTCATCACGCATCTGGCCTTCTATTCGGGATGGCCGACCGCGGTGACGGCGGCGGCGATCGCCAAGGAAGTCTTCGAGAAGCCCTAA